A single genomic interval of Vibrio maritimus harbors:
- the sstT gene encoding serine/threonine transporter SstT, which produces MQSSSMLARYANGNLVLQILAGIVFGVILAVASPSTAQSFGMLGSLFVGALKAVAPILVFILVAASIANQKKNQTTHMRPIVVLYLIGTFSAALTAVLLSFLFPTELTLVAGAEGATPPQGIAEVLHTLLFKLVDNPVSALMNANYIGILAWAIGLGLALHHASDTTKAVFEDLSHGVSQIVRFIIRLAPFGIFGLVANTFATTGFSALAGYAQLLFVLLLAMAIIALVVNPIIVYVKTKENPYPLVFQCLRESGVTAFFTRSSAANIPVNMTLCEKLDLDEDTYSVSIPLGATINMAGAAITITVLTLAAVHTMGIEIDIFTALLLSIVAAVSACGASGVAGGSLLLIPLACGLFGISNDVAMQVVAVGFIIGVIQDSAETALNSSTDVVFTAAVCKAEQNKLR; this is translated from the coding sequence ATGCAAAGTTCTAGCATGCTGGCCCGTTATGCGAATGGTAATCTGGTTCTCCAGATCCTCGCGGGTATCGTTTTTGGTGTTATCCTCGCTGTCGCTTCTCCCTCAACGGCTCAAAGCTTTGGAATGCTTGGTAGCTTGTTTGTTGGAGCACTTAAAGCTGTTGCCCCAATTTTAGTCTTCATTCTTGTTGCAGCTTCTATTGCGAATCAGAAGAAAAACCAAACGACCCATATGCGCCCAATCGTGGTGCTTTACCTAATCGGTACATTCTCAGCAGCACTGACTGCGGTTTTACTTAGTTTCCTATTCCCAACCGAGCTAACATTGGTTGCCGGTGCGGAAGGAGCAACGCCGCCGCAAGGTATTGCTGAAGTTCTACACACACTGCTGTTCAAACTTGTCGACAACCCAGTTAGCGCGCTGATGAACGCTAACTATATCGGTATTTTGGCGTGGGCAATTGGTCTTGGTTTAGCTTTACATCATGCTTCAGACACAACCAAAGCGGTATTTGAAGACCTAAGCCACGGCGTGTCACAAATCGTGCGTTTCATCATTCGTCTAGCGCCATTTGGTATCTTTGGCCTAGTGGCGAACACCTTCGCAACAACTGGTTTTTCTGCGCTTGCGGGCTACGCACAACTGCTGTTCGTTCTGCTGCTTGCTATGGCCATCATTGCGCTGGTTGTAAACCCAATCATTGTTTACGTTAAGACCAAAGAAAACCCATACCCACTTGTATTCCAATGCCTGCGTGAAAGTGGTGTGACGGCATTCTTCACTCGCTCAAGTGCAGCCAACATTCCGGTAAATATGACGCTTTGCGAAAAGCTGGATCTAGATGAAGATACTTACTCAGTCTCTATTCCGCTCGGCGCAACCATCAACATGGCGGGTGCCGCAATCACTATTACGGTGCTGACATTGGCCGCTGTGCATACTATGGGCATCGAAATCGACATCTTTACTGCACTGCTGCTAAGCATCGTTGCTGCAGTATCTGCTTGTGGTGCGTCAGGTGTTGCTGGTGGTTCGCTACTGCTTATCCCGCTTGCTTGTGGCCTATTTGGTATCTCAAACGATGTGGCGATGCAGGTTGTTGCGGTTGGCTTTATTATCGGCGTGATTCAAGATTCAGCTGAGACAGCGCTTAATAGCTCAACAGATGTGGTGTTTACCGCTGCAGTTTGTAAGGCTGAGCAGAACAAGCTTCGTTAA
- a CDS encoding MaoC family dehydratase, translated as MSLEVGQYASLSKTLDKAAVEQFASLAEDYNPVHLDENFAAMTPFEVPIVHGMLGASLVSGLLASKIPGPGAIYLGQTLQFTCPIRVGETVTARVEVTEVREDKPIAKLLTQVLNEQGKVAIKGEATVMLQG; from the coding sequence ATGTCGCTTGAAGTAGGACAATATGCAAGCCTAAGTAAGACACTCGACAAAGCAGCGGTAGAGCAGTTTGCCTCGTTAGCAGAAGACTATAACCCTGTGCACTTAGATGAAAATTTTGCAGCGATGACACCCTTTGAGGTACCTATTGTGCATGGCATGCTAGGCGCAAGCCTTGTGTCCGGTCTCTTGGCGTCCAAAATCCCTGGACCTGGTGCCATCTACCTTGGGCAAACATTGCAATTTACTTGTCCGATCCGTGTTGGTGAGACGGTAACGGCTCGTGTGGAGGTAACAGAAGTCAGAGAAGACAAGCCTATCGCTAAGCTGTTGACTCAAGTACTTAATGAGCAAGGAAAAGTAGCTATCAAGGGCGAAGCGACGGTTATGCTTCAAGGCTAA
- the phaC gene encoding class I poly(R)-hydroxyalkanoic acid synthase, with product MEKKPPFQDVIDSYFQATQGWFGAFQKPTQSTIFKSQVEDWSQLAQSVASNPTSILEQQMTWWNQQINLFNDCILSTSEQTQKETDPRFRDESWSENPFYSYIKESYKLVCKSVLDTISNTQDIEPEAKERLEFFARQFLNAMSPSNFITTNPEVMKLTLESNGENLVKGLDQLQKDMSKSVDMLNIRMTDSEAFVVGENIAATEGKVVFKNHLFELIQYQATTEEVYKRPMMLVPPFVNKYYIMDLNQRKSFVKWLVDQGHSVFMISWINPDESYRDTDFGDYVTDGIIPALDAIEAQTGEREVNGLGYCIGGTLLTAAMAYLAGKRRKQRIKSATLLTTILDFQQPGELGIFINDPMISAIEAQNNHQGYMDGRQMAVSFSLLRENSLYWNYYITNYLKGEKPVAFDLLHWNSDNTNVPASCHNQMLRQFYLENKLSQPNGIEIDGVGIDLSKVKSPTFFLSAIEDHIALWKGTFKGTDLLNGQNTFVLAESGHIAGPMNHADSTKYGYWTNDNVDTDADTWLNTADKHTGSWWGHWQEWLDARNFSQKIEARVLEGELDAPGNYVKQRIEDVLAKQEENSHVA from the coding sequence ATGGAAAAAAAGCCCCCATTCCAAGATGTCATCGATAGTTACTTTCAAGCCACCCAAGGATGGTTTGGCGCGTTTCAAAAGCCTACTCAATCCACCATCTTCAAATCTCAAGTGGAAGACTGGAGTCAGCTTGCTCAATCGGTCGCGAGTAACCCAACCAGTATTTTAGAGCAGCAAATGACTTGGTGGAATCAGCAGATCAACCTATTTAATGACTGCATCTTATCGACCAGTGAGCAAACTCAAAAAGAAACGGACCCACGCTTTAGGGATGAAAGTTGGTCGGAAAATCCTTTCTATAGCTACATCAAAGAGAGCTATAAATTAGTGTGTAAGTCTGTGTTAGATACCATCAGCAACACACAAGATATCGAGCCTGAGGCGAAAGAGCGCCTTGAGTTCTTTGCTCGCCAATTTCTAAACGCCATGTCTCCGAGCAACTTTATTACGACCAATCCAGAAGTCATGAAACTGACGCTCGAGTCCAACGGTGAGAATCTAGTAAAGGGTCTCGACCAACTACAAAAGGACATGAGCAAGAGTGTCGACATGCTCAATATCCGCATGACCGACAGCGAAGCGTTTGTCGTTGGTGAGAACATTGCTGCCACAGAAGGCAAAGTCGTATTTAAGAACCACCTGTTTGAGCTAATCCAGTATCAGGCGACAACAGAAGAAGTGTACAAGCGACCGATGATGCTAGTACCGCCATTCGTAAACAAGTACTACATCATGGACTTGAATCAGCGTAAGTCGTTCGTAAAGTGGCTCGTCGATCAAGGGCACTCAGTATTTATGATCTCTTGGATTAACCCAGATGAGTCTTATCGAGATACCGATTTCGGTGACTATGTGACCGACGGCATTATTCCTGCGCTTGATGCCATAGAGGCGCAAACTGGAGAGCGTGAGGTCAACGGTCTAGGGTACTGCATTGGTGGCACCTTACTAACGGCTGCGATGGCATACCTTGCTGGTAAACGCCGCAAACAACGCATTAAATCGGCAACTCTTTTGACAACGATTCTCGATTTCCAACAACCAGGTGAACTCGGCATCTTTATCAATGATCCAATGATTTCGGCGATTGAAGCTCAAAACAATCACCAAGGTTATATGGACGGGCGTCAGATGGCGGTTTCATTTAGCTTGCTTCGCGAGAACAGCCTGTACTGGAACTACTACATCACCAATTATCTAAAAGGTGAAAAACCTGTCGCGTTTGACTTGCTGCATTGGAACAGCGACAACACTAACGTACCAGCTAGCTGCCACAATCAGATGCTTCGCCAGTTCTATCTCGAGAACAAACTTAGCCAACCAAACGGTATCGAGATCGATGGTGTCGGTATCGACCTCTCTAAAGTCAAGTCGCCGACTTTTTTCCTATCGGCTATCGAAGATCATATCGCGCTCTGGAAAGGTACCTTCAAAGGCACAGACCTGCTTAACGGTCAAAATACCTTTGTGTTAGCCGAAAGTGGTCACATTGCTGGTCCTATGAATCATGCAGATTCGACAAAATATGGTTATTGGACCAACGACAATGTCGATACAGATGCAGATACTTGGCTCAACACAGCGGACAAGCACACTGGCTCTTGGTGGGGACACTGGCAAGAGTGGCTAGATGCGCGCAACTTCTCGCAAAAAATTGAAGCTCGCGTACTAGAAGGTGAACTCGATGCCCCAGGAAACTATGTAAAACAACGAATTGAAGACGTACTAGCGAAACAAGAGGAGAACAGCCATGTCGCTTGA
- a CDS encoding phasin family protein, with product MQNQAALEAVNAQLQSVLNPFANFSQLVAKNVETLSKMQIETLTAYSELTNENLQSLVAIKQPQDLMNHGSKQLEIITKVSQRLLEDGQKLSQIGNEFKAAVDEISASSITPNK from the coding sequence ATGCAAAATCAAGCCGCTCTAGAAGCAGTGAATGCTCAACTTCAATCTGTTCTTAACCCATTTGCTAACTTCAGCCAATTGGTTGCAAAGAATGTAGAAACACTTTCAAAAATGCAGATCGAAACTCTAACTGCATACAGCGAATTGACTAACGAGAACCTACAAAGCCTAGTCGCAATCAAGCAGCCACAAGATCTTATGAACCACGGCAGCAAGCAACTAGAGATCATTACTAAAGTAAGCCAGCGTCTACTAGAAGACGGTCAAAAGCTAAGCCAAATTGGTAATGAGTTTAAAGCTGCAGTAGACGAGATCTCTGCAAGCTCTATCACGCCAAACAAGTAA
- a CDS encoding TetR/AcrR family transcriptional regulator, which yields MKVKVGTKEKIFNIAQSLFIERGYNNTSLRDITQKAEVNLAAVNYHFGDKNSLVQAILDHYLVHLMPEVHEQLVKLNIKASFSVEEVLTTVKAPLLSLNTLHPNGMHSFLLLIASGYSDVQGHLRWFIVNHYGKTLALFKQSMVKANPNIDEESLFWRLHFALGAFVFATVSSQALNEIASSQFEQDSDLLNIIEQAIPYISAGLETDNTQVNCETQQKD from the coding sequence ATGAAAGTTAAAGTTGGAACGAAAGAAAAGATATTTAATATTGCTCAGTCTTTATTTATAGAGCGTGGCTATAACAATACTTCTCTAAGAGATATTACTCAAAAAGCAGAAGTAAACTTAGCCGCTGTGAACTATCACTTTGGAGACAAGAACTCACTGGTACAAGCAATACTGGATCACTATTTGGTTCACCTAATGCCAGAGGTTCATGAGCAACTTGTAAAGCTAAATATTAAAGCGAGCTTCAGCGTTGAAGAGGTACTTACCACCGTTAAGGCACCATTGCTTAGCCTGAACACCTTGCATCCAAATGGCATGCATAGCTTTTTGCTGCTCATCGCCAGTGGATACAGCGATGTGCAAGGACATCTGCGCTGGTTCATCGTCAATCACTACGGCAAAACCCTAGCGCTTTTTAAGCAATCGATGGTGAAAGCCAATCCCAATATTGATGAGGAGTCGCTGTTTTGGCGATTGCATTTTGCCTTGGGAGCGTTTGTTTTCGCCACCGTGTCCTCTCAGGCATTAAACGAGATCGCATCAAGCCAATTCGAACAAGACAGTGATTTATTAAATATTATCGAGCAAGCCATACCCTACATTTCGGCTGGCTTAGAAACCGACAACACGCAAGTTAATTGCGAAACTCAACAAAAGGACTAG
- a CDS encoding acyl-CoA dehydrogenase yields the protein MSVITKKLISQPAFNLFKKVLPPLSATEREAMEAGGVWWDGELFSGNPDFNTLHNYPQPTLTAEEQHFIDNQLETLLSMLDDHKIVKEDRDLPAEVWEYLKKERFFSLIISKEYGGRAFSALANSTIVSKIATRSMSAAITVMVPNSLGPGELLSHYGTQEQKDYWLPRLANGTDTPCFALTGPEAGSDAGGIPDTGVVCYDEYQGEKVLGIRLNWNKRYITLAPIATVMGLAFKMLDPEGLLGDKKNVGITCALIPTDHPGVVIGERHDPLHLAFMNGTIQGKDVFIPMDWLIGGADYAGKGWRMLVECLSAGRGISLPALGTAIGHLTARTTGAYAYVRKQFGMSIGKFEGVAEALGRIGGLNYLLEASRTLTTTSLDMGQKPGIVTAIAKYHMTEISRTILNDSMDIHAGRAIQCGPMNYLSSAYLGVPVAITVEGANILTRNLMIFGQGATRCHPYVFQEMEAAANPDHEAGLEAFDKLLFKHIGHATKNSIGGLFAALTGSALTSSPVSGATARHYKNLKRLSKALAVSADFAMLTLGGELKRKELISARLGDGLAYLYLASAVLKKYQDEGSRAEERDFVDYAVDYCFYHAAKSLNEAYRNFPSQVAGKTLKSLLFPIGNHFKLPSDEVTLRIANKLMVPGEMRDRLTHLCYVGAAEDDNVGLMDRAFIAMYGVRDLEKKLLAGVKAGKVARKGVLTERLAQALQENVLSQEEVDKILEADALRYRAIQVDHFSHDMKTTLTGSIVQERKGTPKQTKNTPQEKLASVS from the coding sequence ATGAGTGTCATTACAAAGAAGTTGATCAGCCAGCCAGCATTTAATTTATTTAAGAAGGTGCTGCCACCACTATCAGCAACCGAACGTGAGGCAATGGAAGCCGGTGGTGTATGGTGGGATGGTGAGTTGTTTTCCGGCAATCCAGATTTCAACACGCTGCATAACTACCCTCAGCCTACTCTTACCGCTGAAGAGCAGCATTTTATTGATAACCAACTCGAAACGCTGCTTTCTATGCTCGATGATCACAAGATCGTCAAAGAAGATCGTGACTTACCAGCAGAGGTTTGGGAGTACCTGAAGAAAGAGCGTTTCTTCTCGCTGATCATTTCTAAAGAATATGGCGGACGCGCCTTCTCTGCATTGGCCAACTCGACCATAGTATCCAAGATAGCAACACGTAGCATGAGTGCAGCGATTACAGTCATGGTTCCTAACTCTTTAGGTCCAGGAGAGCTGCTTTCCCATTATGGTACCCAAGAGCAAAAAGACTATTGGTTGCCGAGACTTGCAAACGGAACCGACACACCATGTTTTGCCCTAACGGGACCTGAGGCGGGTTCTGACGCGGGCGGTATTCCAGACACGGGTGTGGTTTGTTATGACGAATATCAGGGTGAAAAGGTGCTGGGTATTCGACTCAATTGGAATAAACGCTACATAACGCTTGCTCCAATTGCGACGGTAATGGGACTCGCGTTCAAGATGCTTGATCCCGAGGGTTTATTGGGGGACAAGAAGAATGTCGGTATCACCTGTGCGCTTATCCCAACGGATCATCCTGGTGTCGTTATTGGTGAAAGACATGACCCTCTTCATCTTGCTTTTATGAACGGTACGATTCAGGGTAAGGATGTGTTCATCCCGATGGATTGGTTGATTGGCGGTGCCGATTATGCGGGTAAAGGATGGCGCATGTTGGTGGAATGCTTGTCAGCAGGTCGAGGAATATCACTTCCGGCACTAGGCACAGCCATTGGTCATCTCACTGCAAGGACAACGGGCGCTTACGCCTATGTTCGCAAGCAGTTTGGTATGTCGATTGGTAAGTTTGAAGGGGTAGCGGAAGCACTAGGTCGCATTGGTGGTTTGAACTACTTACTCGAAGCCAGCCGAACATTGACGACTACCTCGCTCGATATGGGGCAAAAACCAGGCATCGTTACTGCTATTGCGAAGTACCATATGACGGAAATATCACGCACCATTCTTAATGACTCGATGGATATCCACGCCGGACGTGCGATTCAATGCGGTCCAATGAACTATCTATCATCGGCTTACTTAGGTGTGCCTGTTGCCATCACTGTAGAAGGCGCGAATATCCTGACCCGTAACCTTATGATCTTTGGTCAGGGTGCCACGCGATGCCATCCATATGTATTTCAAGAGATGGAAGCGGCAGCAAACCCGGATCATGAAGCGGGTCTCGAAGCATTTGATAAGCTGCTGTTCAAACATATCGGTCACGCAACCAAGAACTCTATTGGAGGCTTATTTGCTGCGTTGACGGGATCTGCGTTGACGTCGTCTCCGGTCAGTGGTGCTACAGCTCGCCACTACAAGAACTTGAAGCGTCTAAGCAAAGCGCTTGCCGTGAGTGCTGACTTCGCGATGTTAACCTTGGGGGGCGAACTAAAGCGTAAAGAGCTGATTTCAGCGCGATTGGGTGATGGTCTTGCCTACTTGTACTTGGCGTCAGCGGTATTGAAGAAGTATCAGGACGAAGGTAGCCGAGCAGAAGAGCGCGACTTTGTCGATTACGCGGTTGACTACTGTTTCTATCATGCCGCTAAGTCTTTAAACGAGGCATATCGCAACTTCCCAAGCCAGGTTGCTGGCAAAACGCTTAAATCGCTACTGTTCCCAATTGGTAACCATTTCAAACTGCCTAGTGATGAGGTGACGCTTCGCATAGCTAATAAGCTGATGGTGCCAGGTGAGATGCGCGACCGCTTGACCCATCTTTGCTATGTGGGGGCAGCAGAAGATGACAATGTCGGTCTAATGGATCGTGCCTTCATCGCTATGTATGGCGTTCGAGATTTAGAGAAAAAGCTCCTCGCTGGCGTAAAAGCAGGAAAGGTTGCGCGCAAGGGCGTACTGACTGAGCGTCTGGCTCAAGCGCTGCAAGAAAACGTCTTAAGCCAGGAAGAAGTCGACAAAATCCTAGAAGCAGATGCGCTGCGCTATCGAGCGATTCAGGTTGACCATTTCAGCCATGATATGAAAACCACGTTAACTGGTAGTATCGTGCAGGAGAGAAAGGGTACACCGAAGCAGACTAAAAATACCCCGCAAGAAAAGCTAGCCAGCGTTAGCTAA
- a CDS encoding PaaI family thioesterase, translating to MENAQHYQALENMYLAAPINEFYLPKIKVQEGQADIEIELHKKYFHTGGAVHGSVYFKMLDDAAFFAAASQEKEYFVLTTSFTTYITRPVSKGRMKAVGKVVNINSSQFIVESVVYDGEGREIGRGNGLFVRSKMLLADIPGYQF from the coding sequence ATGGAAAACGCACAACACTACCAAGCCCTAGAAAATATGTACTTAGCAGCACCAATCAATGAGTTTTATCTGCCTAAAATTAAGGTTCAAGAAGGTCAGGCAGACATCGAGATTGAACTGCATAAAAAGTACTTCCACACTGGAGGTGCCGTCCACGGTTCCGTCTACTTCAAGATGCTAGACGATGCTGCTTTCTTTGCCGCTGCTAGCCAAGAGAAAGAGTACTTTGTACTCACCACGTCTTTCACAACCTATATCACGCGACCTGTTTCTAAAGGTCGAATGAAAGCGGTAGGTAAAGTGGTGAACATAAATAGCAGTCAATTTATCGTTGAATCTGTGGTGTACGATGGTGAGGGTCGTGAAATTGGACGAGGTAACGGATTGTTTGTTCGAAGTAAAATGTTGCTGGCTGATATACCCGGTTATCAATTCTAG
- a CDS encoding spondin domain-containing protein produces the protein MKKRTQLGLAITSASLLLGAGSAAAADLEITITNATKGIYFTPLIVAAHNSDLVMFRTGQAASAELESMAEGGDISGLASVIGNAGGVVVENPASGILNPGVSTTFSMDSGSFGYLSLSAMLLPTNDGFVGLDSWKIPSEPGTYKATLRGYDAGTEANDELAGSMPNPPFLTFGAGGTGVETAVTNNTVHVHPGNLGDSDPAGGISDLDNTSHRWLNPVATITVVVK, from the coding sequence ATGAAAAAACGTACTCAACTTGGACTCGCAATCACGTCTGCATCTCTTCTTCTAGGTGCTGGCTCAGCAGCTGCAGCAGACTTAGAAATAACCATTACCAACGCCACCAAAGGCATTTACTTCACCCCTCTCATTGTCGCCGCACACAATTCGGACCTAGTGATGTTCCGTACTGGACAGGCCGCTTCTGCAGAGCTGGAGTCGATGGCTGAAGGTGGTGACATTTCTGGTTTGGCAAGTGTCATTGGTAACGCTGGTGGTGTGGTCGTTGAAAACCCTGCTTCGGGGATTTTGAATCCAGGCGTTTCCACCACTTTTTCTATGGATAGCGGTAGCTTTGGCTACCTTTCGCTCAGTGCGATGTTACTACCAACCAATGATGGCTTTGTGGGGTTGGATAGTTGGAAGATCCCGTCAGAGCCTGGTACCTACAAAGCAACACTGCGCGGTTATGATGCTGGCACCGAAGCAAATGACGAGTTAGCGGGTAGTATGCCAAACCCTCCATTCCTGACGTTTGGCGCGGGTGGTACAGGCGTTGAAACGGCCGTAACCAATAATACAGTTCATGTTCATCCTGGTAATCTAGGTGACAGCGACCCAGCAGGCGGTATCAGCGACCTTGATAACACTAGCCACCGTTGGCTGAACCCTGTAGCCACTATCACTGTTGTAGTGAAATAG
- a CDS encoding spondin domain-containing protein — MKTRILLLASAVAVIAGCGHNDDDSPAAQNYRYTVSVQNLSANQPLSPLAVLAHNSSFSMFEVGQPASVELEHLAEGGSNAELLALSSSDDNIYTGTSGNGLIMPGTSDSITLTLSPDRAKYLSVASMFVNTNDAFVGETGLSIGSLATGETFVMNMNVWDSGTEANDELAATIPGPAGGGEGFNAARNDDDKVSFHSGVVSKDDGLATSALSANHRFLNPGARITITRIE, encoded by the coding sequence ATGAAGACACGAATTTTACTACTCGCAAGTGCGGTTGCCGTAATAGCAGGGTGCGGTCACAACGATGATGACAGTCCTGCTGCTCAAAACTATCGTTATACCGTCAGTGTTCAAAACCTATCTGCGAATCAGCCATTGAGTCCGCTCGCGGTACTCGCTCATAACAGCAGTTTTAGCATGTTTGAAGTAGGACAACCTGCATCCGTTGAGCTGGAGCATCTTGCTGAGGGTGGCAGCAATGCGGAGTTGCTGGCTCTAAGCAGCAGTGATGACAACATTTATACTGGAACGTCAGGTAATGGGCTCATCATGCCAGGGACGAGTGACTCGATTACTTTGACCTTATCTCCTGATCGCGCCAAGTATCTGTCGGTTGCCTCTATGTTTGTGAATACCAACGATGCGTTTGTGGGTGAAACCGGGCTCTCTATCGGTAGTCTGGCGACAGGCGAAACCTTCGTGATGAATATGAATGTTTGGGACTCGGGTACTGAAGCTAACGATGAGCTCGCAGCAACCATTCCCGGTCCAGCGGGTGGCGGTGAGGGCTTTAACGCGGCTCGAAACGATGATGACAAGGTCTCTTTCCATTCGGGAGTGGTCAGTAAAGACGATGGTTTAGCAACCTCCGCACTATCCGCAAACCATAGGTTCTTAAACCCAGGGGCGAGAATTACCATCACACGAATAGAATAA